Proteins from a single region of Lasioglossum baleicum chromosome 1, iyLasBale1, whole genome shotgun sequence:
- the Clu gene encoding clustered mitochondria protein homolog isoform X3, with translation MSPRRSCVRLKWMYIYRKHDLKQNIEELGSANMTTKIVVEKGEVEATKEERNEKEEEKEKENEDENEKDTKHDKSEKAVDGDKDKDAGNEQEVVFIQDMGFTVKIVSPGAEPFDIQVSSMELVQEIHQLLMDREDTCHRTCFSLQLDGNTLDNFAELKNIEGLKEGSIIKVVEEPYTMREARIHVRHVRDLLKSVDPADAYNGVECSSLSFLNVVTNGDILEKKKSRADSVDCTPPDYIIPGCKDRPLLPLQPQAKEQKCPPCLKVLTTSGWNPPPGHRKLHGDLLYLHVVTLEDKQYYLTACARGFFVNQSTKEMFNPKPATPSHLCHSLIELLNQLSPAFKRGFASMQRKRTQRHPFERVATPYQLYAWSAPQIEHTIDAIRAEDTFSSKLGYEEHIPGQTRDWNEELQTTRELPRKNLPERLLRERAIFKVHSDFVAAATRGAVAVIDGNVMAINPGEEAKMQMFIWNNIFFSLGFDVRDHYKELGGDAAAFVAPRNDLQGVRVYAAVDLPGLYTLGTVVIDYRGYRVTAQSIIPGILEREQEQSVVYGSIDFGKTVLTHPKYLELLNKAGHQLKILPHKVVNDAGEEVELCSSVECKGIIGNDSRHYVLDLLRTFPPDVNFLKLEGVELSKEARALGFPIEHKHRLACLRQELIDSFVEARYVQFIKHAAVHLQQLTSARRVQKEKEPAIKEDKKEELNAITVDSNKEDSAQSLMEADEAKKIVESITDSITGGEKQELEESTKEIVRRAATAVGSLREAEFDVRFNPDVFSPGVKHADPNGAALKKQKQLVQDAADFLLTVQIPTFIRECLDHTAAAMDGSTLVEALHGRGINVRYLGKLAAMLAAVPQLQYLNRIAVSELLLRSAKHIFTFYMQGTELMSLSASISHFLNCLLSSAQIIHPQQNLEELQSKTAKRRNKRKGRNNGPQQSEVEWASLTPKSLWQQIKADLKSYYDWETPCPESLDTTIDHFHLQKISLLRGFCVKTGIQTLLREYNFENKNRATFFEEDILNIFPVVKHINPRASDAYNFYTTGQSKIQQGYLKDGYELISEALNLLNNVYGAMHPEIAQCLRMLARLNYIMGDHGEALATQQKAVLMSERVNGIDHPYTITEYIHLALYSFANGQVSVSLRLLYRARYLALLVCGEDHPEVALLDSNISLILHAVGEYELSLRFLEHALALNLRYHGPRSLKVAVSYHLVARTQSCMGDFRAALNNEKETYAIYKQQLGEDHEKTKESSDCLRHLTQQAVVLQKKMNEIYTGKSGVSLPPIQVQPPSMGSVLDMLNVINGILFVQISQQDIENFKAEIEKRQKEQTPDGETKAIQNENKKNEKENKKEEKENNKKEEKETNKKEEEKENKKNEKEGKKEDKENKKEEKENKKIEKKIEAQQVESKKLEENNATLEPVVAES, from the exons ATGTCGCCTAGAAGATCCTGCGTACGTTTGAAATggatgtacatatatcgcaaaCATG ATTTGAAGCAGAACATAGAGGAGCTTGGGAGCGCGAACATGACTACAAAAATTGTTGTGGAGAAAGGCGAAGTCGAAGCTACAAAAGAGGAGAGGAACGAGAAGGAAGAGGAAAAGGAGAAAGAGAATGAGGACGAGAATGAAAAGGATACGAAACATGATAAAAGCGAGAAAGCAGTGGATGGCGATAAAGACAAAGATGCTGGAAACGAGCAAGAAGTTGTTTTCATTCAAGACATGGGATTTACAGTTAAAATTGTCAGCCCTGGTGCAGAGCCGTTCGACATTCAGGTCTCTAGCATGGAACTGGTTCAG GAAATCCATCAGTTGCTCATGGACAGAGAGGATACCTGCCATCGCACTTGTTTCTCCCTACAACTCGATGGCAATACATTGGACAACTTTGCTGAGTTGAAGAACATCGAGGGATTAAAGGAAGGTTCGATAATCAAAGTGGTGGAGGAGCCATACACGATGCGAGAAGCCCGCATACACGTCCGACATGTCCGCGATTTATTGAAGTCCGTAGATCCTGCAGATGCTTATAACGGCGTCGAATGTAGCAGTTTGTCGTTCCTTAACGTCGTCACTAACGGCGACATCCTTGAGAAAAAGAAGAGCAGGGCAGACTCGGTCGACTGTACTCCACCGGATTACATTATACCTGGTTGTAAAGACAGGCCGTTGCTACCCCTTCAACCGCAAGCCAAAGAACAAAAATGTCCTCCATGTTTGAAA GTTTTAACAACGTCCGGGTGGAATCCTCCACCGGGCCACAGAAAGCTCCACGGTGATTTGTTGTATTTGCACGTGGTCACGCTAGAAGATAAGCAGTATTATTTGACTGCCTGTGCCAGGGGATTCTTTGTTAATCAGTCgacaaaagaaatgtttaatccgAAACCGGCGACCCCCAGCCATCTGTGTCACAGCTTAATCGAGCTACTGAACCAGCTCAGTCCGGCATTTAAACGAGGTTTCGCTTCGATGCAAAGAAAGCGAACGCAAAGGCATCCCTTCGAAAGAGTTGCCACGCCTTATCAGCTGTACGCGTGGAGCGCGCCGCAAATTGAACACACAATCGATGCTATACGCGCCGAGGATA CTTTCTCTTCCAAGTTGGGCTACGAAGAGCACATCCCTGGGCAAACTAGAGACTGGAACGAAGAACTGCAAACAACAAGAGAGTTACCTCGCAAGAACTTACCCGAAAGACTGCTTAGAGAACGTGCTATTTTCAAA GTTCACAGCGATTTCGTTGCCGCTGCGACTCGCGGCGCGGTAGCTGTGATAGATGGTAACGTGATGGCGATAAATCCTGGGGAGGAAGCGAAGATGCAGATGTTCATATGGAACAACATATTCTTCTCCCTCGGATTTGATGTAAGGGATCATTACAAAGAGCTGGGCGGCGATGCCGCCGCTTTCGTTGCGCCTCGCAATGACTTGCAAGGTGTCAGGGTGTACGCCGCGGTTGATTTACCCGGCCTTTACACGCTCGGTACCGTTGTGATTGACTACAG AGGATACCGTGTCACTGCACAATCCATCATCCCAGGAATTTTGGAACGCGAACAAGAGCAGTCCGTAGTTTATGGTTCTATCGATTTTGGAAAAACGGTTCTCACTCATCCCAAGTATCTCGAGTTG tTAAACAAAGCTGGCcatcaattaaaaattcttcctCACAAAGTTGTTAACGACGCCGGCGAGGAAGTTGAACTTTGTAGTAGCGTAGAATGCAAGGGTATTATTGGAAACGATTCCCGACATTACGTATTGGATTTGTTGAGAACGTTCCCTCCTGACGTGAATTTTCTGAAAT TGGAAGGTGTGGAGCTAAGCAAAGAAGCTAGAGCACTAGGTTTTCCAATTGAACATAAACATAGATTGGCTTGCCTTCGTCAGGAGTTGATCGACTCTTTCGTGGAAGCTAGATACGTTCAATTCATTAAACACGCAGCCGTTCATCTTCAACAACTCACGTCTGCTAGAAGAGTGCAAAAAGAAAAGGAACCCGCTATTAAA GAGGATAAGAAGGAAGAGTTGAATGCCATTACAGTGGATAGTAACAAAGAGGATTCGGCTCAATCGCTTATGGAAGCAGACGAAGCCAAAAAAATTGTCGAGAGTATTACCGACTCCATTACCGGAGGAGAGAAGCAAGAAT TGGAGGAAAGTACGAAAGAGATAGTGCGTAGAGCTGCGACAGCTGTTGGTAGTTTGAGGGAAGCAGAATTCGACGTCAGGTTTAATCCGGATGTATTTTCTCCGGGTGTAAAACATGCGGATCCGAATGGTGCTGCTTTGAAGAAACAGAAGCAGTTGGTGCAGGACGCCGCTGACTTTTTATTGACCGTGCAAATTCCTACATTT ATTCGGGAATGTTTGGATCATACGGCTGCAGCAATGGACGGCAGTACCTTAGTGGAGGCATTACACGGCAGAGGTATTAACGTGCGTTACCTTGGTAAACTAGCTGCTATGTTAGCTGCGGTACCACAACTGCAGTATCTTAACCGTATTGCCGTTTCGGAACTGCTTTTGCGGTCTGCTAAACACATTTTCACATTTTACATGCAG GGTACAGAATTAATGAGTCTCTCCGCCTCGATTAGCCACTTCCTGAATTGCCTGTTGTCCTCTGCACAAATTATTCATCCGCAACAAAATCTCGAGGAG CTTCAGAGTAAGACCGCGAAGCGACGCAATAAAAGGAAAGGTAGAAATAACGGACCCCAACAGTCCGAGGTGGAATGGGCTTCGTTGACGCCCAAGTCACTCTGGCAGCAAATTAAAGCTGATCTAAAAAGCTATTACGACTGGGAGACACCGTGTCCTGAGTCACTGGACACCACGATAGATCATTTTCATCTTCAGAAAATATCTTTGCTACGTGGCTTCTGCGTAAAGACTGGCATACAAACGTTATTgcgcgagtataacttcgagaacAAAAACAGAGCCACATTCTTCGAGGAAGATATACTTAATATATTCCCTGTTGTGAAGCATATCAATCCTAGG GCTAGCGatgcgtacaatttttatacaaCGGGTCAAAGCAAGATCCAACAAGGGTACTTGAAGGATGGCTACGAATTGATCAGCGAAGCACTGAATCTCCTGAATAACGTGTACGGCGCTATGCATCCAGAAATCGCACAGTGTCTCAGAATGCTCGCTCGATTGAACTACATAATGGGCGACCATGGAGAAGCTCTTGCTACTCAACAGAAAGCGGTACTAATGTCGGAAAGAGTTAATGGAATTGATCATCCGTACACCATCACCGAATAC attcatCTTGCACTGTACTCTTTCGCAAACGGTCAAGTTTCTGTGTCGCTGAGGTTATTGTACAGAGCGCGTTACCTAGCCTTATTAGTTTGCGGCGAGGATCATCCGGAAGTAGCGCTACTCGAT AGCAATATCTCGTTGATACTCCACGCTGTCGGCGAATACGAATTGTCGCTTCGGTTTTTGGAGCACGCACTGGCGTTGAATCTTCGGTACCATGGACCACGGTCCCTGAAGGTCGCTGTATCGTATCACCTTGTCGCGAGAACTCAGTCTTGCATGGGTGATTTCCGCGCTGCTCTAAACAACGAGAAAGAGACTTACGCGATCTACAAACAACAGTTGGGCGAGGACCACGAGAAAACCAAAGAAAGCAGCGATTGCTTGAGACACCTGACACAACAAGCGGTTGTTCTGCAGAAGAAGATGAACGAAATTTATACGGGGAAATCGGGTGTCAGTTTGCCGCCGATTCAGGTGCAGCCGCCCAGCATGGGCTCGGTGCTCGACATGCTGAACGTGATCAACGGTATTCTATTTGTTCAAATCAGCCAGCAGGATATCGAGAACTTCAAAGCGGAGATAGAAAAGAGACAGAAGGAACAGACTCCCGACGGAGAGACGAAAGCTATTCAGAACGAGAACAAGAAAAACGAGAAGGAGAACAAGAAGGAGGAGAAAGAGAATAATAAGAAGGAGGAGAAAGAGACTAATAAgaaggaggaagagaaagagaataaGAAGAACGAGAAAGAGGGTAAGAAGGAAGACAAAGAGAACAAGAAAGAAGAGAAGGAGAACAAGAAAATAGAGAAGAAGATCGAAGCGCAGCAAGTTGAATCGAAGAAGTTGGAAGAGAACAACGCTACGTTAGAACCGGTAGTCGCAGAGAGCTGA
- the Clu gene encoding clustered mitochondria protein homolog isoform X1, with product MTLGAQIEASAENGSMKISLLNGDEDQTATDLKQNIEELGSANMTTKIVVEKGEVEATKEERNEKEEEKEKENEDENEKDTKHDKSEKAVDGDKDKDAGNEQEVVFIQDMGFTVKIVSPGAEPFDIQVSSMELVQEIHQLLMDREDTCHRTCFSLQLDGNTLDNFAELKNIEGLKEGSIIKVVEEPYTMREARIHVRHVRDLLKSVDPADAYNGVECSSLSFLNVVTNGDILEKKKSRADSVDCTPPDYIIPGCKDRPLLPLQPQAKEQKCPPCLKVLTTSGWNPPPGHRKLHGDLLYLHVVTLEDKQYYLTACARGFFVNQSTKEMFNPKPATPSHLCHSLIELLNQLSPAFKRGFASMQRKRTQRHPFERVATPYQLYAWSAPQIEHTIDAIRAEDTFSSKLGYEEHIPGQTRDWNEELQTTRELPRKNLPERLLRERAIFKVHSDFVAAATRGAVAVIDGNVMAINPGEEAKMQMFIWNNIFFSLGFDVRDHYKELGGDAAAFVAPRNDLQGVRVYAAVDLPGLYTLGTVVIDYRGYRVTAQSIIPGILEREQEQSVVYGSIDFGKTVLTHPKYLELLNKAGHQLKILPHKVVNDAGEEVELCSSVECKGIIGNDSRHYVLDLLRTFPPDVNFLKLEGVELSKEARALGFPIEHKHRLACLRQELIDSFVEARYVQFIKHAAVHLQQLTSARRVQKEKEPAIKEDKKEELNAITVDSNKEDSAQSLMEADEAKKIVESITDSITGGEKQELEESTKEIVRRAATAVGSLREAEFDVRFNPDVFSPGVKHADPNGAALKKQKQLVQDAADFLLTVQIPTFIRECLDHTAAAMDGSTLVEALHGRGINVRYLGKLAAMLAAVPQLQYLNRIAVSELLLRSAKHIFTFYMQGTELMSLSASISHFLNCLLSSAQIIHPQQNLEELQSKTAKRRNKRKGRNNGPQQSEVEWASLTPKSLWQQIKADLKSYYDWETPCPESLDTTIDHFHLQKISLLRGFCVKTGIQTLLREYNFENKNRATFFEEDILNIFPVVKHINPRASDAYNFYTTGQSKIQQGYLKDGYELISEALNLLNNVYGAMHPEIAQCLRMLARLNYIMGDHGEALATQQKAVLMSERVNGIDHPYTITEYIHLALYSFANGQVSVSLRLLYRARYLALLVCGEDHPEVALLDSNISLILHAVGEYELSLRFLEHALALNLRYHGPRSLKVAVSYHLVARTQSCMGDFRAALNNEKETYAIYKQQLGEDHEKTKESSDCLRHLTQQAVVLQKKMNEIYTGKSGVSLPPIQVQPPSMGSVLDMLNVINGILFVQISQQDIENFKAEIEKRQKEQTPDGETKAIQNENKKNEKENKKEEKENNKKEEKETNKKEEEKENKKNEKEGKKEDKENKKEEKENKKIEKKIEAQQVESKKLEENNATLEPVVAES from the exons ATGACACTGGGCGCACAAATCGAGGCCTCCGCGGAAAACGGGAGCATGAAAATCTCACTACTGAACGGCGACGAGGACCAAACGGCTACTG ATTTGAAGCAGAACATAGAGGAGCTTGGGAGCGCGAACATGACTACAAAAATTGTTGTGGAGAAAGGCGAAGTCGAAGCTACAAAAGAGGAGAGGAACGAGAAGGAAGAGGAAAAGGAGAAAGAGAATGAGGACGAGAATGAAAAGGATACGAAACATGATAAAAGCGAGAAAGCAGTGGATGGCGATAAAGACAAAGATGCTGGAAACGAGCAAGAAGTTGTTTTCATTCAAGACATGGGATTTACAGTTAAAATTGTCAGCCCTGGTGCAGAGCCGTTCGACATTCAGGTCTCTAGCATGGAACTGGTTCAG GAAATCCATCAGTTGCTCATGGACAGAGAGGATACCTGCCATCGCACTTGTTTCTCCCTACAACTCGATGGCAATACATTGGACAACTTTGCTGAGTTGAAGAACATCGAGGGATTAAAGGAAGGTTCGATAATCAAAGTGGTGGAGGAGCCATACACGATGCGAGAAGCCCGCATACACGTCCGACATGTCCGCGATTTATTGAAGTCCGTAGATCCTGCAGATGCTTATAACGGCGTCGAATGTAGCAGTTTGTCGTTCCTTAACGTCGTCACTAACGGCGACATCCTTGAGAAAAAGAAGAGCAGGGCAGACTCGGTCGACTGTACTCCACCGGATTACATTATACCTGGTTGTAAAGACAGGCCGTTGCTACCCCTTCAACCGCAAGCCAAAGAACAAAAATGTCCTCCATGTTTGAAA GTTTTAACAACGTCCGGGTGGAATCCTCCACCGGGCCACAGAAAGCTCCACGGTGATTTGTTGTATTTGCACGTGGTCACGCTAGAAGATAAGCAGTATTATTTGACTGCCTGTGCCAGGGGATTCTTTGTTAATCAGTCgacaaaagaaatgtttaatccgAAACCGGCGACCCCCAGCCATCTGTGTCACAGCTTAATCGAGCTACTGAACCAGCTCAGTCCGGCATTTAAACGAGGTTTCGCTTCGATGCAAAGAAAGCGAACGCAAAGGCATCCCTTCGAAAGAGTTGCCACGCCTTATCAGCTGTACGCGTGGAGCGCGCCGCAAATTGAACACACAATCGATGCTATACGCGCCGAGGATA CTTTCTCTTCCAAGTTGGGCTACGAAGAGCACATCCCTGGGCAAACTAGAGACTGGAACGAAGAACTGCAAACAACAAGAGAGTTACCTCGCAAGAACTTACCCGAAAGACTGCTTAGAGAACGTGCTATTTTCAAA GTTCACAGCGATTTCGTTGCCGCTGCGACTCGCGGCGCGGTAGCTGTGATAGATGGTAACGTGATGGCGATAAATCCTGGGGAGGAAGCGAAGATGCAGATGTTCATATGGAACAACATATTCTTCTCCCTCGGATTTGATGTAAGGGATCATTACAAAGAGCTGGGCGGCGATGCCGCCGCTTTCGTTGCGCCTCGCAATGACTTGCAAGGTGTCAGGGTGTACGCCGCGGTTGATTTACCCGGCCTTTACACGCTCGGTACCGTTGTGATTGACTACAG AGGATACCGTGTCACTGCACAATCCATCATCCCAGGAATTTTGGAACGCGAACAAGAGCAGTCCGTAGTTTATGGTTCTATCGATTTTGGAAAAACGGTTCTCACTCATCCCAAGTATCTCGAGTTG tTAAACAAAGCTGGCcatcaattaaaaattcttcctCACAAAGTTGTTAACGACGCCGGCGAGGAAGTTGAACTTTGTAGTAGCGTAGAATGCAAGGGTATTATTGGAAACGATTCCCGACATTACGTATTGGATTTGTTGAGAACGTTCCCTCCTGACGTGAATTTTCTGAAAT TGGAAGGTGTGGAGCTAAGCAAAGAAGCTAGAGCACTAGGTTTTCCAATTGAACATAAACATAGATTGGCTTGCCTTCGTCAGGAGTTGATCGACTCTTTCGTGGAAGCTAGATACGTTCAATTCATTAAACACGCAGCCGTTCATCTTCAACAACTCACGTCTGCTAGAAGAGTGCAAAAAGAAAAGGAACCCGCTATTAAA GAGGATAAGAAGGAAGAGTTGAATGCCATTACAGTGGATAGTAACAAAGAGGATTCGGCTCAATCGCTTATGGAAGCAGACGAAGCCAAAAAAATTGTCGAGAGTATTACCGACTCCATTACCGGAGGAGAGAAGCAAGAAT TGGAGGAAAGTACGAAAGAGATAGTGCGTAGAGCTGCGACAGCTGTTGGTAGTTTGAGGGAAGCAGAATTCGACGTCAGGTTTAATCCGGATGTATTTTCTCCGGGTGTAAAACATGCGGATCCGAATGGTGCTGCTTTGAAGAAACAGAAGCAGTTGGTGCAGGACGCCGCTGACTTTTTATTGACCGTGCAAATTCCTACATTT ATTCGGGAATGTTTGGATCATACGGCTGCAGCAATGGACGGCAGTACCTTAGTGGAGGCATTACACGGCAGAGGTATTAACGTGCGTTACCTTGGTAAACTAGCTGCTATGTTAGCTGCGGTACCACAACTGCAGTATCTTAACCGTATTGCCGTTTCGGAACTGCTTTTGCGGTCTGCTAAACACATTTTCACATTTTACATGCAG GGTACAGAATTAATGAGTCTCTCCGCCTCGATTAGCCACTTCCTGAATTGCCTGTTGTCCTCTGCACAAATTATTCATCCGCAACAAAATCTCGAGGAG CTTCAGAGTAAGACCGCGAAGCGACGCAATAAAAGGAAAGGTAGAAATAACGGACCCCAACAGTCCGAGGTGGAATGGGCTTCGTTGACGCCCAAGTCACTCTGGCAGCAAATTAAAGCTGATCTAAAAAGCTATTACGACTGGGAGACACCGTGTCCTGAGTCACTGGACACCACGATAGATCATTTTCATCTTCAGAAAATATCTTTGCTACGTGGCTTCTGCGTAAAGACTGGCATACAAACGTTATTgcgcgagtataacttcgagaacAAAAACAGAGCCACATTCTTCGAGGAAGATATACTTAATATATTCCCTGTTGTGAAGCATATCAATCCTAGG GCTAGCGatgcgtacaatttttatacaaCGGGTCAAAGCAAGATCCAACAAGGGTACTTGAAGGATGGCTACGAATTGATCAGCGAAGCACTGAATCTCCTGAATAACGTGTACGGCGCTATGCATCCAGAAATCGCACAGTGTCTCAGAATGCTCGCTCGATTGAACTACATAATGGGCGACCATGGAGAAGCTCTTGCTACTCAACAGAAAGCGGTACTAATGTCGGAAAGAGTTAATGGAATTGATCATCCGTACACCATCACCGAATAC attcatCTTGCACTGTACTCTTTCGCAAACGGTCAAGTTTCTGTGTCGCTGAGGTTATTGTACAGAGCGCGTTACCTAGCCTTATTAGTTTGCGGCGAGGATCATCCGGAAGTAGCGCTACTCGAT AGCAATATCTCGTTGATACTCCACGCTGTCGGCGAATACGAATTGTCGCTTCGGTTTTTGGAGCACGCACTGGCGTTGAATCTTCGGTACCATGGACCACGGTCCCTGAAGGTCGCTGTATCGTATCACCTTGTCGCGAGAACTCAGTCTTGCATGGGTGATTTCCGCGCTGCTCTAAACAACGAGAAAGAGACTTACGCGATCTACAAACAACAGTTGGGCGAGGACCACGAGAAAACCAAAGAAAGCAGCGATTGCTTGAGACACCTGACACAACAAGCGGTTGTTCTGCAGAAGAAGATGAACGAAATTTATACGGGGAAATCGGGTGTCAGTTTGCCGCCGATTCAGGTGCAGCCGCCCAGCATGGGCTCGGTGCTCGACATGCTGAACGTGATCAACGGTATTCTATTTGTTCAAATCAGCCAGCAGGATATCGAGAACTTCAAAGCGGAGATAGAAAAGAGACAGAAGGAACAGACTCCCGACGGAGAGACGAAAGCTATTCAGAACGAGAACAAGAAAAACGAGAAGGAGAACAAGAAGGAGGAGAAAGAGAATAATAAGAAGGAGGAGAAAGAGACTAATAAgaaggaggaagagaaagagaataaGAAGAACGAGAAAGAGGGTAAGAAGGAAGACAAAGAGAACAAGAAAGAAGAGAAGGAGAACAAGAAAATAGAGAAGAAGATCGAAGCGCAGCAAGTTGAATCGAAGAAGTTGGAAGAGAACAACGCTACGTTAGAACCGGTAGTCGCAGAGAGCTGA